A segment of the Aureliella helgolandensis genome:
TTGCTCCCAAGAATGCGAGACAAAGGTTGCACCCAAACGCCCGCTCGGTGGACTAACCATTACGCACCCAATAGCCCGACAAAGCGATGACGAGTCATCGCACTCCACAGAAACCGCTCCGATCATCGCACTCCATGTGGACTGCTGCGACTCGTCGTAGCTTTCTTGCCGGGCAACGTCACCTCTTGGGCCTGCAACACAAGCGACTTTTGCAATGCGCCTATCTATTGGGGAAACTGCCGCGTTAGTGCTCGGAGATTGAGAAACGTGCTGCGTAACTCATCCAGTTCGATTGGCGAGAGTGCTTCGGCGGCTTCACTCACGACTTCGAATTGGTACGTGGCTGCATTCTCTGCCTGAGCATTTGCTGCCGCTATTTCCACTGGCACATCTTCCAGGGTAGTGGGAGGAGCTAGGTATTCCGGAAGCCTGACGTACGGCTCACCAGACAACTCTAGCAGCGTGTAGAACACATAGGTTCTACCGCCAAACTCATTCTCGAGTACTCCTTCGCACCAGGGCCAATTATCGACCGTCAAAGTGCGAGACCGCAACACTTTCCATCCCAAGCGTTCGCGTTGGGCGATTGGATCATGCCAGCCTTGGAGTGGCAGGTCATTGGAAGCGGTAAGCTGCCGTTCACCTGCTTGGTAGCGCCATGCAAAAGAGTGCTCGCCCGACTCACTGCGATGGCTGCGGAGCGTTCTCTCCTGCCCAATCCGCTGCCAACCGCCACTCAGTGTCATTGGAAACACATCGACATTGCCAAACTTTGCAATTTGCTCGGGCTCGAGCGCCGATCGGCCGAAACTGAGACCGCCGAGACCTTGCTTGCCAAGAGACTGAATCGGGAACACCATCGCAACGAGACAGACGATTGCCGACAAACGCACGGACCATACTGCAAGTGAGCTTTGCCGCCAGTTTAATGCCGGTGCGCCGCGCAGTTCGGCTTCTCGCTTTTCTTTTGCAGCCCGGAAGCGTGCTTTTTCATAGTCATCCTTGGGTTCCAGATTCTCAAACGGAAATGCATTGGGCCAGCAAAACATCCGATTCAAAGCCGCATAGGCTGGTCCAACTTCAGCGTCCCCCACAGGGATAGGAGCGAAAACCCGAGTAAAGAACCGCAAACTCTGCCAAATCATCAGCAACACAAATAGGATCACCATTATTCCAAGGATTTGATAATCCTTGCCTGTGGTCAGATCACGGCCGCTGAATTCCTGCAATAACAAGATAGTCAGCATCTTCAAATAATCAGCCAATACCGACCAGACGACCACAAGTCCCAGCGACTTGAGCGTAACAAGCATGCTCGTCCGCAAGGTGGCGGACAGCAGAATAGAAAAAGTGGCAAACGAAAAGAAATTGCCTATTCCTCCACACACCTCTGCTGTAAACAACTTGAGGCCACGGGTTTCAATCAAGCTCCCGTTCTGAACGTAAGGAATCGCCAGTGCGTCAAGTGTGGCTGTAGTACCCCAAGTCGAAATGTACAGCAAACCACGCAGAATTCCCTGATCCCACCCCCAAGGCAACAAGCTGGCAGTTGCCAGGCCAGCCGTCCACACCACGGGTTCAATCCAATGCTTCTCCCCGAAGCGTCCGAGTGCCCAAGCGCAAAACACAAGCACTGCGGCGAGATGCGCAAGGCGAGGAGAAAAAATCCAAACGCTGTAGGCATAGAGTGAACAGCCAACCGCCAGCATGGCAATCGCACTCCACCGTCGCGCCGGCCGCGTTGTCCCGCGTGACGTTCGCAATTGCAAGCCGACGAGCACGGCTACCCAAACGATCGCCAAAGGGAAGAACCGCAGGTATTCACGACTCCACAGTGCAGCCGCCTCGTAGAGCAGCATGGGCGACATGGCTAGGATTGGCAGGACACCCGCCCAAAGATTCCATTGCCAGTCGGATTGGGGCGTTTGAGGAGTGGGAGAGGAAACTTCCATGGAGACATGTACAATCTGATTGCGGTTGGATTCGAGTGGAGGAGCGATCAATGCACTCCGCTTCGTACTAGTGCTTCGTCACAACTTAGAATTCGAGTTGTAGCAATGTCGGCAAGCAGCTTGCCCCAGTCTAATATCGACGGAATCACAGCTGCAATCGAACTGGCGAACCCCATCGCAGGGTTGCGGCTTGATGCCCACGCCTCAGCTCTAACTGACACGGAGGTTGGCAGGAGTCGACAGGTTTACGAGTTCCCGTGTTTTGGGCGCTATGGGTAAGAGACTCGTGCTTCCCACACTCACCTTGAAGAGTTAAACGGGATTGCGCACAAGGAACTAAGCTTCAATTCTAACCGAAATCCGAAGCGTCTCCATTGGGGGCATGCCATCCTGCTGACAATCGGTGGTCAAGATTTCCCCTAGTGCCAGAGCAGACTATTTCAAAGGTCCTAGGGGGCCGATATGGCTGGGAGCTAGAGAGGCATCGTGGGAGTTGACCCCAGCCTGATGCGTTTGATTGCGATTGTAGTAGGGATGATCCAAAGCTCCCGTCATTCCCGCTAAATTACTAAACGCATTGACGGACACATAACAAACTCTGCCATCACCGTAGAGGATGTTCACACCTTGGCCGCCGTGAGCTTGGTAGGAAACCTGGCCTGCGTCAATTGAAGGAGTATCCCCCATGATCGCCAAGTCCCCTCCACCAACACTCTTGACGGCGACGACTTGATCGTCCTCATACACTCCCAAGGAATAAGCGTAATCGCCGCCAGCGGTCACCTGGTACTCTTTGAGCAATGCAGGTGGCAGTTCGTACAAGTCCCTGCGAGTCGACACGCAAGGTAAGTCGCATTGAGATTGCCGGTTGGGTAGATCCATTCCCAACAAACTGGAGCAACGCAGTTGGCTGGGAGGAATGGGCATGCCTACCTCTGACATCAGCAAATAGTAAACCCCTGAAAAGGACTCAATGCCCTCACAAGCAATCGCTGGAAAGCGGCCGGCTGGGTCGAGCATCGTGTAGTGCAACAATCCCTCTCCGGTGCGTCTCATATTGTCTGCACACTGTGCACGCCGCGCCTCAAACCGGGCCCGCACCACGGCGGGCAATAGCAGGCAACAGAGTGCGGTTAGACTCAAACAGAGTGCGGTAGAATCCCAAAAGGAGAAGCGGCTTTTCGAGGTTAACGAGGGTTGCCCAAACCGGCGTACAACTCGCTCGTTGGACCGTGAAAGCGGCCGATCGGGAGACTCCGCGGCACCATTTCCATCTACCACGAGAGCCCCGTCGCGGTCCGTGGGATTCGCAGCAGCTTCATCGACCCGCGCCATGGTCGAGTCAAACAAGCCAGCAGGGGGTTCATACACGATCTTTAACGAGTCCAATTCATCGAGAACTGCCTTCAATCGGTCCAGTTGCTGTTGCAGTTCTTCGTCTTGGGGGAGCTGAGACTCGATTTCCCGCCTGAGGGCTGGAGAAGCATTCCCCAGTAGATAGGCGATGAGTTCTTCTTCGTTTATCTGCATAGTCAGCCAAAAGGGGGCTTTGGTGAATAATTTGCAAGGAGCAGCGCGGACTACCCGTGCCTGCTACCTATGATTCACTACGCTGCCAAATAGCAGAAAGTTTACGAATTGCGGAATGCACACGACTTTTCACCGTCCCTACCGGTACCCCCAACGAGTCGGCAGCGTCTCGGTAGGACAATCCTTGCAGATAAATTAATTCAAGCGCGCTCCGCCCCGGCTCACCAACTTCTGCTACCGCATCGCGCATTTGCCCTCGAAACTCAGCTTCGACTAACACATCCTGACTAGGAACGCGATGGTCTGGAATCGCCGCCGCATGGGAATAGGCCCTCGAGTCGGTCTCTCCAAAACTAGCGTCCAAGCTCTGCAACGCCCGGCGACTTCCGCGCCGTTGCAAATCGATCGCTTGGTGCGTAGCGATACCGTACAACCAGGGGCGAAAACGACGGGTCAGATCAAACTGCTCCGCTTTTTTGAAGACGCGCACGAACGTCAACTGAAACGCATCCTCCGCTAGATCATCATCGGCTAGGTAGCGTCTCAGATAATTATAAATTTCATGCTGATAACGGCGTACCAGCGTCTCGTAACTCAAGCGGTCGTGCTGCAACACAAACGCACGCAAGAGATCTTCGTCGCTGCCCGCGGAACGAGCCAACGAGGAACTCGCGTCTATTTCCTTGCAAACGCTAGATTTTGGCATTGCGCTCTTCTCATGAACTAAGTTATGTGTCGCACCCAGGTTTATTGTAGCCGCATAGCCTAGAATCTTGCAATTTACGGCTCTAATTCGTCGATTTAAGGCCGACCAGCTCAGTGAACCGCCGCTTGCCCCCCTCAATCAGGCAGGGCACGGCCATCGCCGAGTAGCCCATTCTCCCCCCCAATGAGCCTATTGTAGTGCAGTAGCAGCCATTGAGAGGAACCGCTCCTCCGAACGGGCACCACGTCACACCGCCCTTCAGAGGGGATCTCCAATTAGGCTAGCTACCCTTCGGCCAAGTCGTAGAGATGCGCTAATTCAAGGAGTAGGGCTTCCAGCTGCTCAAAATATTCGGCTTCCGACAATTGCGTTTTTTGGCTCCGCAACGAATCCAATTGCCGTTCTAGCTCCGCGCGCTTCCCTGCAAGCTCGGGAGTGAATTGTGGAGCATCGGGGGAGGAATAAAGAATTGCGCGCGAGGCTTGCAATCCATCTACGGCCTGCCCCTGCTTGGGAACTTTCACAGGACGAATCCCCTGGTAGAAATCGCCGGTTACTCCATGGCGATCCCCATTATCATCCAGCAACGCGTGTTCGGTGGTAAGCCGTGCATCCTGCTCATAGAAGCGTTCGGTCTGGGACGTCGCCATCAAGAAGGCCTCTAGGAGCGAGACTTCCTGATCGTGATCAATGTCAGCCTGTAGATTGCTGAGCGACTCGGACAAATACTTGCCAAAGCGAGCGTAGTTGCTTTCGCTACCACTTCGCGTCGCCGTTACGATCACGCGACCAGGACCGCTCAAATCAGTGAGAAACGATGCACTCGCTGAAGAACAATTGACCACCACTAACTCGCTTGTTTTTGGTTTCAGCCATGCGGCGAGTTCCGACGAAGAAACATCCTCTCCAACAAGATTGAACTTGGCAATATTCCGGGAAGCAGTCCCGTGCCCCAATAAAACGATCCACAATGGTCCAGCCGCATCAGCATTTTGGTCGATCGCTTGCTGCAAGGCCTGCTTATCCGATCCAGTGGCAGACTCTGTTGCTCCAGCCAAACCGATGGGTGTGACGTCCAGAGCTGCTTCGTTGGCAAATTTTAGCCACTGCTCCGCCCATTGTTTGAACTGTTGTGCATATTCATCCGTTCCCGGCGCACCGACCACCAAAATCAACCGACTGACCTTGGGAGTCGTTGGGCTGACGGGCTCCTGCGCAAAACTTGCTAGAGAACTCCAGCAGCAGTGCAGGTACACAGCGCAACAAGCAGCTCGCAACACGCCGCAGCGCATGGCATGCAAGAGCTTCTCAGGTCGTAGCCGCCACCCGTTGCGAGCGGAGTGCTTATTTCGAAATCGCGTCATAGTCAAAAATCCTAGCGTGGGGGGCGGACAGGCATGTCTGAATTGAACCCCAGAGGGCGCACCATTGGAAATATTGTCGAACGGGTCATCCACAAAACGACTTCTCCCGCAAGCACGACTTTCACGCCAGTCCCCTGGTAACCACTTTTCACTTTTCAACGCGGACTGCTCTGCAGCGGCGACTACTCGTGCCTTGCTTACCGACGGGTGACGATTTGTGGGTTGAACGGGAAATGGGAATGGATTCCTAAGCAGCTGAGCTGGGATAAAGTGGTCCAGCGCGCTACCTACGGCATTCCCTTCCAGCGACGGATTCCCCATTCGGCGCACAGGCAAGCGATGGCGAAGCACAATAGCCAAGGACCATGCCATATGGATTCTAAGCGTGTTTCCGACACGGGAACTTTGCGAGTGGGCAATGAGGCAGCCAATCGTTCCAGGCCCTCCACTCGCACCACTTCGCCACCGCTGGCATTCGCCAAGCGATTGAGCAAATCCCGATCCGGTTCAACTCTTGAAAATTCAATGGCACTAGGTCGAGCAACCCAGCCCGTATGAGCCACATCCAACACCTCAGCATCAGGCCCGGTCGCGCTGACGGTGCATTCGTAGCCACCATCCAGTTGGGACCAGTACTCCGCGCGATACCGTCCTGGATAAACTGCATCGGGCGTAGCCACGAGTTCCATGGACCGGCCATCGGGCCCGCGGACAGCCAGCTGAACGGTAGCATTGTCCAAGGGTTTGAAGGCGGCGTCGCGCAGTGTGACTACAATCAGATGCGGTTGTTGTGTATCGGCGGGAGCTTCGATGCGAGCCTCGACTCTCTGAGGGGAATCGTTGGTGAGCCAGCGTGCCATTTGCCGCCAGTTTTGGGCAAGATCATCCGTTTCAGTCGTGCTGCGCCGCAGACTCCACCGCCACATGTCACTGACCATCAACGCGAGCGCGCGACCTTTACCAAATCGATGTCCGACGAGGCCGGAGCGCGTACCTTCCTCAGTCGTTAGTTGGGCATAAACGGAGGCTCCCGGCTTGTGCGCGCCGACCTGATTCCAAGCCTGAAACTGAGGCATCTCCTCAACTCGCGTGCGTTCATCGCTTTCGTTGTCACGCAACCTTAGCCAGGGTTCAAGTGAGCCTTCGCGCG
Coding sequences within it:
- a CDS encoding RNA polymerase sigma factor produces the protein MPKSSVCKEIDASSSLARSAGSDEDLLRAFVLQHDRLSYETLVRRYQHEIYNYLRRYLADDDLAEDAFQLTFVRVFKKAEQFDLTRRFRPWLYGIATHQAIDLQRRGSRRALQSLDASFGETDSRAYSHAAAIPDHRVPSQDVLVEAEFRGQMRDAVAEVGEPGRSALELIYLQGLSYRDAADSLGVPVGTVKSRVHSAIRKLSAIWQRSES
- the xrtU gene encoding exosortase U; translated protein: MIAPPLESNRNQIVHVSMEVSSPTPQTPQSDWQWNLWAGVLPILAMSPMLLYEAAALWSREYLRFFPLAIVWVAVLVGLQLRTSRGTTRPARRWSAIAMLAVGCSLYAYSVWIFSPRLAHLAAVLVFCAWALGRFGEKHWIEPVVWTAGLATASLLPWGWDQGILRGLLYISTWGTTATLDALAIPYVQNGSLIETRGLKLFTAEVCGGIGNFFSFATFSILLSATLRTSMLVTLKSLGLVVVWSVLADYLKMLTILLLQEFSGRDLTTGKDYQILGIMVILFVLLMIWQSLRFFTRVFAPIPVGDAEVGPAYAALNRMFCWPNAFPFENLEPKDDYEKARFRAAKEKREAELRGAPALNWRQSSLAVWSVRLSAIVCLVAMVFPIQSLGKQGLGGLSFGRSALEPEQIAKFGNVDVFPMTLSGGWQRIGQERTLRSHRSESGEHSFAWRYQAGERQLTASNDLPLQGWHDPIAQRERLGWKVLRSRTLTVDNWPWCEGVLENEFGGRTYVFYTLLELSGEPYVRLPEYLAPPTTLEDVPVEIAAANAQAENAATYQFEVVSEAAEALSPIELDELRSTFLNLRALTRQFPQ
- a CDS encoding anti-sigma factor family protein, which encodes MQINEEELIAYLLGNASPALRREIESQLPQDEELQQQLDRLKAVLDELDSLKIVYEPPAGLFDSTMARVDEAAANPTDRDGALVVDGNGAAESPDRPLSRSNERVVRRFGQPSLTSKSRFSFWDSTALCLSLTALCCLLLPAVVRARFEARRAQCADNMRRTGEGLLHYTMLDPAGRFPAIACEGIESFSGVYYLLMSEVGMPIPPSQLRCSSLLGMDLPNRQSQCDLPCVSTRRDLYELPPALLKEYQVTAGGDYAYSLGVYEDDQVVAVKSVGGGDLAIMGDTPSIDAGQVSYQAHGGQGVNILYGDGRVCYVSVNAFSNLAGMTGALDHPYYNRNQTHQAGVNSHDASLAPSHIGPLGPLK